Proteins from a single region of Crassaminicella profunda:
- a CDS encoding GNAT family N-acetyltransferase, which yields METKDLIIRNSIWDDIDIFYKWELTSEVNEFFSISENQSYEMVARTYIHYDDNPNQRQYTIVLKETRKPIGRIILGDLIEDWKVEVFRIYIGNPALRNKGYGRQAMEAIMKLCFEEWNLERVYLDHYTGNPASFLYQSLGFKYEGVLRNNCRKNGKFYNVHLMSMLKDEYVQKYQHSNVKCK from the coding sequence ATGGAAACAAAAGACTTAATCATTAGGAATTCTATATGGGATGATATTGATATTTTCTACAAGTGGGAATTAACATCTGAGGTGAATGAATTTTTTAGTATTTCTGAAAATCAAAGCTATGAGATGGTTGCACGCACATATATTCATTATGATGATAATCCTAACCAGAGGCAGTATACTATAGTCCTTAAAGAGACAAGAAAGCCAATTGGAAGAATTATACTTGGAGATTTAATTGAGGACTGGAAAGTTGAAGTGTTCAGAATTTATATCGGTAATCCTGCATTGAGAAATAAAGGCTATGGCAGACAAGCCATGGAGGCAATTATGAAACTTTGTTTTGAAGAGTGGAATCTTGAAAGAGTGTATCTTGATCATTATACGGGGAATCCTGCTTCTTTCTTATATCAATCACTAGGTTTTAAATATGAGGGCGTTTTGAGGAACAACTGTAGAAAAAATGGTAAGTTTTATAATGTTCATTTAATGTCAATGTTAAAAGATGAATATGTACAAAAATATCAGCACTCTAATGTAAAGTGTAAATGA
- a CDS encoding LysR family transcriptional regulator, whose amino-acid sequence MEIRQLKTFKKVVELRNFSKTAKELNYGQSTVTEHIQILEREIGTPLFDRLGKKIRVTSVGKELYGYVVELLDIHNKIKNISIDKDNLNGHIAIGASESIIVYRLQPVLSRFRENYPNVNITLISDHCSKLKEKLYTGQVDLTITLEPAIDNKDLVVNRVNEEPLVFISGLGNNVEKISVDNKDEISKECIIFTEKECALRRFFENYLYNKSITPISTLEFSTIEAIKQCVASELGISLLPEMCVKDLIRDKKVKIIGSEDQEIKFLTQLAYHKNKWLSPLLKEFMKYSLESLSNF is encoded by the coding sequence ATGGAAATTCGTCAGTTGAAAACATTTAAAAAAGTAGTTGAGCTGAGAAATTTTTCTAAAACAGCTAAAGAACTAAATTATGGACAGTCTACTGTTACTGAGCACATACAAATACTTGAAAGAGAAATAGGAACACCCTTATTTGATCGATTAGGAAAAAAGATTCGTGTAACTAGTGTAGGAAAAGAGTTATATGGGTATGTGGTTGAACTATTAGATATTCATAATAAAATCAAAAATATTTCAATAGATAAAGACAATCTAAATGGACATATTGCCATAGGAGCTTCTGAATCCATAATAGTATATAGATTACAGCCTGTCTTATCTAGATTTAGAGAAAATTATCCCAATGTTAATATTACACTAATAAGTGATCATTGTTCAAAACTTAAAGAAAAGCTATATACTGGACAAGTTGATTTAACAATAACCCTTGAACCAGCTATAGATAATAAGGATTTAGTAGTAAATAGGGTTAATGAAGAACCCCTTGTTTTTATAAGTGGCTTAGGAAATAATGTGGAGAAAATAAGTGTAGATAATAAAGATGAAATAAGTAAGGAATGTATTATTTTCACAGAAAAAGAATGTGCCCTAAGACGTTTTTTTGAAAACTATTTATACAACAAAAGTATAACTCCAATAAGTACATTAGAATTTTCAACTATTGAAGCCATAAAACAATGTGTAGCAAGTGAACTTGGCATTAGCTTATTACCTGAAATGTGTGTAAAAGATTTAATTAGAGATAAAAAAGTAAAAATAATAGGAAGTGAAGATCAAGAAATTAAATTCTTAACTCAATTAGCTTACCATAAAAATAAGTGGCTATCACCATTATTAAAAGAGTTTATGAAATATTCTTTAGAATCATTATCAAATTTTTAA
- a CDS encoding DJ-1/PfpI family protein has protein sequence MKKVCLLLANGFEAVEASVFTDVIGWNNFEGDGTTKLVTVGARDTLKCTWNFTVTPELHIKDLNVDDFHALAIPGGFEEAGFYEDAYSEDFLSVIKEFDRQGKIIASICVGSLPIGKSGVLNGRKGTSYSLNDRKRQKELAQFGVNVIPDQPIVIDNNIITSYNPATAFDVAFTLLELLTSKENTHNVKRLMGFI, from the coding sequence ATGAAGAAAGTTTGTCTATTACTTGCTAATGGATTTGAAGCTGTTGAAGCAAGTGTTTTTACCGATGTAATAGGTTGGAATAATTTTGAGGGAGATGGTACTACAAAATTAGTAACTGTTGGAGCAAGGGATACGCTAAAATGTACATGGAACTTTACCGTTACTCCTGAGCTTCATATAAAGGACTTAAATGTAGATGATTTCCATGCTTTAGCTATTCCTGGTGGTTTTGAAGAGGCTGGTTTTTATGAAGATGCATATAGTGAAGATTTTTTAAGTGTCATCAAGGAGTTTGATAGGCAAGGAAAGATTATTGCTTCCATTTGTGTTGGATCACTTCCAATTGGTAAAAGTGGTGTTTTAAATGGGCGAAAGGGAACGAGCTATAGTCTTAATGATAGAAAAAGACAAAAAGAGTTAGCTCAATTTGGTGTAAATGTTATCCCTGATCAGCCAATAGTTATTGATAACAATATTATAACTTCATACAATCCTGCCACAGCCTTTGATGTAGCCTTTACTCTTTTAGAATTACTTACATCAAAAGAAAATACACATAATGTAAAAAGGTTAATGGGCTTTATATAA
- the nhaC gene encoding Na+/H+ antiporter NhaC encodes MSEKNKIVRLPNKVEALIPIVFLLTVMITNYALDWGMDPHIPVTLTCGVAMIIGKLCGYNYKEMLAAGLEAVNQSLEAIIIILLVGCLIGSFTACGTIPAVVYYGLKLFTPAVFLPFVTVLCAVVGVALGSAWTVTATLGIAFMAIGTTMGLNPALIAGAIMSGACCGDKFSPLSDSTNLAAGSAQTGLFDHVGAMVTTTFPSVVIATCIYAFFSLSKVGNYDPTLANELSAAIIDHYTYMSPILLIPILLIIVVAVIKMPAIPSVVLLSLFGCAFALIFQGAGISDCIQMLHYGYAAESGNALFTKLVNRGGMDSMLWTNNLVIVAVAFGGILQKIGSVESLLGGLIKKVKTPFQLVVVTIATSMFCITTMCDQYLGLIIPSSMYKNNFDEMGLGRNMLSRTLEDGGTLWSPLIPWSSCGAYHSAVLGVPTLSYLPYCFMNIINPIYAIVTVSWGGNILYADGSRTNMFGKLKKGHGPAGAPEEAHKKAMKALAERRTAGLCKNV; translated from the coding sequence ATGAGTGAAAAAAACAAAATAGTCAGATTGCCTAACAAAGTAGAAGCTCTTATTCCAATTGTTTTTCTTCTGACAGTAATGATCACAAACTATGCACTTGACTGGGGAATGGATCCTCATATTCCTGTAACTCTTACATGTGGAGTGGCCATGATTATTGGAAAACTGTGCGGCTACAACTACAAAGAAATGCTTGCTGCAGGTCTGGAAGCTGTTAATCAGTCCCTTGAAGCAATCATTATCATTCTTCTTGTGGGATGCCTGATTGGTTCATTTACTGCATGTGGAACTATCCCGGCGGTAGTCTATTATGGGTTGAAGCTATTTACACCGGCTGTATTCCTTCCATTTGTAACAGTTCTTTGTGCAGTTGTAGGTGTTGCACTTGGATCAGCATGGACAGTAACAGCAACTCTTGGTATTGCATTTATGGCTATAGGTACAACAATGGGACTAAATCCAGCACTTATTGCAGGTGCTATTATGTCAGGCGCATGTTGTGGCGATAAATTTTCACCACTTTCAGACTCAACAAATCTGGCTGCTGGTTCTGCACAGACTGGACTTTTTGATCATGTAGGAGCTATGGTAACTACAACTTTCCCAAGTGTAGTTATTGCAACATGTATATATGCATTTTTCTCACTTTCAAAGGTTGGCAACTATGACCCTACTCTTGCAAATGAGTTATCAGCTGCAATCATTGACCACTATACATATATGAGTCCAATTCTTCTTATTCCTATTTTACTGATTATAGTAGTAGCAGTAATAAAGATGCCAGCTATTCCTTCAGTTGTACTTCTTTCCTTGTTTGGATGTGCATTTGCTTTAATTTTCCAGGGTGCCGGAATCTCTGACTGCATCCAAATGTTACACTATGGATATGCAGCTGAATCAGGAAACGCACTGTTTACAAAGCTTGTAAACAGGGGTGGTATGGATAGTATGCTTTGGACTAACAATCTTGTAATAGTTGCGGTTGCTTTTGGTGGTATACTTCAGAAGATTGGTTCAGTAGAATCACTTCTTGGTGGACTTATCAAGAAGGTTAAGACTCCATTCCAGTTAGTTGTTGTTACTATTGCGACTTCAATGTTCTGTATCACAACTATGTGCGACCAGTACTTAGGATTAATCATTCCTTCATCAATGTATAAGAATAACTTTGACGAAATGGGTCTTGGTAGGAACATGCTGTCAAGAACACTTGAAGACGGTGGTACTTTATGGTCACCACTTATCCCTTGGTCATCTTGCGGTGCATACCACTCAGCAGTACTTGGAGTTCCAACATTGTCATACTTGCCATATTGCTTCATGAATATTATCAACCCTATTTATGCTATTGTTACTGTAAGTTGGGGTGGAAATATTTTATATGCTGATGGATCAAGAACGAATATGTTTGGTAAGCTAAAAAAGGGTCATGGACCTGCGGGTGCACCTGAAGAAGCACATAAAAAGGCTATGAAGGCTCTTGCAGAAAGAAGAACTGCTGGATTATGTAAGAACGTATAG
- a CDS encoding response regulator — MKYLVLDDEIIAAEYLVALICEADEKAEVVTANNPVQSLELAKQQQFHVCFIDIQMPGLNGIEFANKLKKLYPKTNFIFVTGYSDHMGEAFRLDASDYIMKPANVEQIRHALENLRYSSQENPVGEEERRIQITCFGNFEICIDGKLVKFKFEKTKELLAYLVHRKGARCTSKEVIATLWEEDGHDSYYRMLKKDLQDVLNQLGCGKIIYSARGQIGLSNLECIQCDYFKWVENSVEGRKLYHGEYMAQYSWAEEVNAFIEREKYQK, encoded by the coding sequence GTGAAATACTTAGTATTGGACGATGAGATAATTGCAGCAGAGTATCTTGTAGCATTAATATGTGAAGCTGATGAAAAAGCAGAAGTTGTAACGGCAAATAATCCTGTTCAGTCACTGGAGCTTGCCAAGCAGCAGCAGTTTCATGTTTGCTTTATTGATATACAAATGCCGGGATTAAATGGCATAGAGTTTGCCAACAAGCTTAAGAAATTGTACCCTAAGACCAACTTCATATTTGTGACTGGTTATTCGGATCATATGGGAGAGGCATTTAGACTGGATGCCAGTGACTATATCATGAAGCCAGCAAATGTGGAGCAGATACGTCATGCACTTGAAAATCTTAGATATTCATCTCAGGAGAATCCAGTAGGGGAAGAGGAACGGAGGATACAGATAACCTGCTTTGGAAATTTTGAGATATGTATAGATGGAAAACTTGTAAAATTTAAATTTGAAAAGACAAAGGAGCTTCTGGCATATCTTGTTCACAGAAAGGGCGCAAGATGTACTTCAAAGGAAGTAATTGCAACTCTATGGGAGGAAGATGGTCATGATTCGTACTACAGGATGCTGAAAAAAGACTTGCAGGATGTGTTGAACCAGCTTGGATGTGGAAAAATAATATATAGTGCAAGAGGTCAGATTGGACTGTCAAACTTAGAATGTATCCAGTGTGACTACTTTAAATGGGTAGAAAACAGTGTAGAGGGCAGAAAGCTTTATCATGGGGAATATATGGCTCAGTATTCTTGGGCTGAAGAGGTTAATGCTTTCATCGAAAGGGAGAAATATCAAAAATAA
- a CDS encoding sensor histidine kinase encodes MNYLKEQAIVGLPLIITGITYYSLKPLVMATIINMVKPKNKLIYVPVIVNFLFYCGAFFKNNVFYFGSDGSLELGLVGYTFIVTDWVYWVIFLFVLNMKFYRKTDVNLLGVFFCIAVLMTANIMESIGVRPGILNETYAVAFLFYYLVIHVYISQQVNEEKEIKLREQRVSLMLSQIQPHFLYNTLNTITALCRANPKLAEETTVKFSRYLRENMYSMGEKDTHPFSQELEHTNIYLDIEKLRFGDRVKVEYDIKSDDFNMPSLTLQPIVENAVKHGICKKLKGGTIKISTEKRGRDHIITIADNGIGFEIDKALNDGKPHVGIHNVNERLKSTVKAEMEITSLVGIGTTVKIIIPGERKNVRLESGERREILSIGR; translated from the coding sequence ATGAATTATCTTAAGGAGCAAGCTATAGTGGGATTGCCGCTCATCATAACAGGTATAACCTATTACTCTCTAAAACCTTTGGTTATGGCTACAATCATAAATATGGTGAAACCAAAAAATAAATTAATCTATGTTCCCGTCATAGTGAATTTCCTTTTTTACTGTGGTGCATTTTTTAAAAATAATGTATTTTATTTTGGGTCCGATGGGAGCCTTGAACTTGGACTTGTGGGATATACCTTTATTGTTACGGACTGGGTATATTGGGTTATATTCCTTTTTGTATTGAATATGAAATTTTACAGAAAAACAGATGTAAATCTTCTTGGTGTATTCTTCTGTATAGCCGTGTTGATGACTGCAAATATTATGGAATCAATAGGGGTACGACCAGGAATATTGAACGAAACTTATGCTGTAGCATTTTTGTTTTATTACCTTGTAATACATGTATATATATCACAGCAGGTAAATGAGGAAAAGGAAATAAAGCTGAGGGAGCAAAGAGTATCATTGATGCTTTCACAGATACAGCCTCATTTTTTATACAATACATTAAATACGATCACTGCACTTTGCCGAGCAAATCCGAAGCTTGCAGAGGAAACTACTGTAAAATTTTCCAGATATCTTAGGGAAAATATGTATAGCATGGGCGAAAAGGACACACATCCTTTTTCTCAGGAGCTGGAGCATACAAATATTTATCTTGATATAGAAAAACTGAGATTTGGGGATCGGGTAAAGGTAGAATATGATATAAAATCAGATGATTTTAATATGCCAAGCCTGACGTTGCAGCCAATTGTGGAAAATGCAGTCAAGCACGGAATATGTAAAAAGCTTAAGGGAGGAACAATAAAGATTTCTACAGAAAAGCGGGGGAGGGATCACATCATAACAATTGCAGATAATGGAATAGGCTTTGAAATAGACAAGGCATTAAATGATGGAAAGCCTCATGTTGGCATACATAATGTAAATGAACGGCTAAAAAGTACGGTTAAGGCAGAAATGGAAATTACAAGTCTTGTAGGAATTGGAACAACTGTAAAAATTATTATTCCGGGAGAAAGAAAAAATGTAAGACTGGAGAGTGGTGAACGACGTGAAATACTTAGTATTGGACGATGA
- a CDS encoding L,D-transpeptidase, which yields MYYNLYMPINYSITINTNSRILTLFRNGQWFKSYPVAIGKPSTPTPKGTFKIINKAVNPGGPFGVRWMGLSKPHYGIHGTNNPSSIGKAVSHGCIRMYNKDVIELYNLVPIGTSVKII from the coding sequence GTGTATTACAATTTGTATATGCCAATTAATTATAGCATCACAATTAATACCAATTCTCGAATCCTTACTTTATTTCGTAACGGACAGTGGTTTAAGTCTTATCCTGTTGCTATCGGTAAACCCTCCACCCCTACACCAAAAGGAACCTTCAAAATTATCAATAAAGCTGTAAATCCTGGAGGTCCCTTTGGCGTACGTTGGATGGGTTTAAGCAAGCCCCACTATGGCATTCATGGTACTAATAATCCATCCTCTATTGGAAAAGCCGTATCTCATGGATGTATAAGAATGTACAATAAAGATGTGATTGAACTTTATAATCTTGTTCCTATAGGAACTTCTGTAAAAATCATATAA
- a CDS encoding TetR/AcrR family transcriptional regulator, translated as MDHTRKEELLEAALDEFINNTYDEASLNNILKKVNMSKGAFYYRFKNKKELYLYLCEKVQKEKLEYINKWLLDQAIDYNNLSIFELLHLQGRAGFEFGEKYIKYLKLGQRFMSEENPEIKKYIYEKIKNTSENIFDPIIERGIARGELRDDFSKSFIKKILYHSMFNYTNILLDDYEALSLEEQLESFHHFIDFLKNGLSKKEG; from the coding sequence ATGGATCACACAAGAAAAGAAGAACTTTTAGAAGCTGCTCTTGATGAATTTATTAACAATACCTATGATGAAGCTTCTTTAAATAACATTTTAAAAAAAGTAAATATGAGCAAAGGCGCTTTTTATTATCGTTTTAAAAATAAAAAAGAATTGTATTTGTATCTATGTGAAAAAGTACAAAAGGAAAAGCTTGAATATATCAACAAATGGCTACTAGATCAAGCTATTGATTACAACAATCTAAGTATATTTGAATTACTTCATTTACAGGGTAGAGCTGGTTTTGAATTTGGAGAAAAATATATAAAATATTTAAAGCTCGGTCAAAGATTTATGTCTGAAGAAAATCCAGAAATCAAAAAATATATTTATGAAAAAATAAAAAACACCTCTGAGAATATATTCGATCCCATTATAGAAAGAGGCATTGCAAGAGGAGAATTAAGGGATGATTTTTCAAAATCCTTTATAAAAAAAATACTCTACCATTCTATGTTTAACTATACCAACATTCTTTTAGATGATTATGAAGCTTTATCCCTCGAAGAACAACTTGAATCTTTTCACCATTTTATTGATTTCTTGAAAAATGGTCTAAGTAAAAAGGAGGGGTAA
- a CDS encoding ABC transporter ATP-binding protein — protein MGEVTVKALERASFHINEGEFVVILGPSGSGKSTLLNILGGMDQPTKGTFHLMDQNITSYNDKALTNYRRDKIGFVFQFYNLMANLTARENVELATEICKNPLAIDQVLEDVGLKDRKNHFPSQMSGGEQQRVAIARAVAKNPLLLLCDEPTGALDYETGIAILSLLSNINKNYKKTVIVITHNAPIAQMADRVIKMRSGEIIENYLNENPINPERIEW, from the coding sequence ATGGGAGAAGTAACGGTAAAAGCATTAGAAAGAGCATCCTTTCATATCAACGAAGGGGAATTTGTAGTCATCTTAGGTCCTAGTGGTTCGGGAAAAAGTACCCTCCTTAATATTTTAGGAGGAATGGATCAACCAACAAAAGGAACTTTTCACTTAATGGACCAGAATATCACCTCTTATAATGATAAAGCATTAACCAATTATAGAAGAGATAAAATAGGATTTGTCTTTCAATTTTACAATCTAATGGCAAATTTGACTGCTCGTGAAAATGTAGAGCTTGCTACAGAAATTTGTAAAAATCCATTAGCTATTGATCAGGTTTTAGAGGATGTGGGATTAAAGGATAGAAAGAATCATTTCCCCTCTCAAATGAGTGGAGGTGAACAACAAAGAGTTGCCATTGCAAGAGCAGTAGCAAAAAATCCCTTATTATTATTATGTGATGAACCAACTGGTGCTTTAGATTATGAAACGGGCATTGCCATATTATCTTTACTCAGTAATATTAATAAAAATTATAAAAAAACGGTCATCGTCATTACTCACAATGCTCCCATTGCACAGATGGCCGATCGTGTGATCAAAATGAGAAGCGGTGAAATTATAGAAAACTATTTGAATGAAAATCCAATAAATCCTGAAAGGATTGAATGGTAA
- a CDS encoding ABC transporter permease, whose product MKKLNLRLLRLMNHSKGQSIAIISVIVVGLLIYTAMSMAAINLENTVNYYYKANHFADIYVQVVKIPEKAIEKINGKFGITLAQGRIVNDVPLKIKDGKERVYVRTISIPDNDFLLNDLYLVDGSPIINKSKDAYVIEQFAKARNIQVGDTIKPQILGKEYHLKVKGIVASPEYIYLMENEQSLLPQPEKFGVLYISDQLARQSFGFGSSYNEIVLKSKNENHLEQIKEKLEKELDPYGVKRIIIKDDQLSNRMLSEEIKQLKNTSKTIPVLFLGVASVILAVMISRMVRNDRVSIGLLKALGYSNIQIISHYTKYSLIIGVLGAIIGTSVGMFFSKLLTNMYIQFYNIPMLKATFHIKYILLAVLLSSIFCVISGLYGSMKILKIFPASAMRPEPPSSGKRIFLEKISFFWKKISFSWKIVLRNILRSKKRFIFITLGLSLSFSMLFLTVYQQNAFFDIFNNHYGEFLRFDYSINFNQPLNQSTIKEFEHIINIEAIEPKSEFPFEIIHGHKKKVVTIIGLKKNTQFYNFINLKDKKTNLPPKGILLSEGLANYLGIKKGEFIEINSFIPYREDVSMEVKGIIKQSLGINAYLSIDTMNKALLDDELATGVLINSKDPIKEKLEDVKNISSLQSLQDLVDTFLDLLALSKASIGIMVIFSGILGFAIIYNTTIMSISERKLEFSSLRVMGFSRKEIYLILLKENFIMTFFGILLGIPIGHLMIRGVEKAFSNELFTLHSKITGSTYMTAIFLTIFFVFLAQLFTLRKIYKLDFLEALKNRIS is encoded by the coding sequence ATGAAAAAATTAAATCTAAGACTTTTACGGTTAATGAACCACTCCAAGGGCCAATCTATTGCCATCATATCCGTCATTGTAGTAGGTTTACTCATCTATACAGCCATGAGCATGGCTGCTATTAACCTTGAGAATACAGTGAACTATTATTATAAAGCTAACCATTTTGCAGATATTTATGTTCAGGTTGTTAAAATTCCTGAAAAAGCAATAGAAAAGATCAACGGAAAATTTGGTATTACTCTAGCACAAGGTAGAATTGTAAATGATGTTCCCCTAAAGATTAAGGATGGAAAAGAAAGAGTATATGTAAGAACTATTTCTATACCAGATAATGACTTTTTGCTGAATGATTTATATTTAGTTGATGGTAGTCCTATAATTAATAAGAGTAAAGATGCCTACGTCATAGAACAATTTGCAAAGGCTCGAAATATTCAAGTTGGAGATACCATAAAGCCTCAAATTTTAGGAAAAGAGTATCATCTAAAGGTAAAAGGCATTGTTGCAAGTCCTGAATATATCTATCTCATGGAAAATGAACAAAGTCTTCTTCCTCAACCAGAAAAATTTGGTGTCCTTTATATTTCTGATCAATTAGCAAGACAAAGCTTTGGTTTTGGCAGTAGCTATAATGAAATTGTCTTAAAATCCAAAAATGAAAATCACCTAGAACAGATAAAAGAAAAATTAGAAAAAGAACTTGATCCATACGGAGTAAAAAGAATCATTATAAAAGATGATCAATTGAGCAATCGAATGTTATCAGAAGAAATCAAACAGCTAAAAAACACATCTAAAACTATTCCTGTACTCTTTTTAGGGGTTGCCTCTGTGATTCTTGCTGTTATGATTTCAAGAATGGTTAGGAATGATCGGGTTTCAATAGGTCTTTTAAAAGCTCTTGGTTATAGCAACATCCAAATCATTTCCCATTATACAAAGTATAGTCTCATCATTGGTGTTTTAGGAGCTATCATCGGAACAAGCGTAGGAATGTTTTTCTCAAAGCTTTTGACAAATATGTATATACAGTTTTACAACATCCCCATGCTAAAAGCCACCTTTCACATAAAATATATTCTCTTAGCAGTCCTTCTATCCTCTATATTTTGTGTTATTTCTGGCTTATATGGAAGCATGAAAATACTAAAAATATTTCCAGCTTCAGCTATGCGTCCAGAACCTCCTTCATCAGGAAAAAGAATTTTTTTAGAGAAAATAAGCTTTTTCTGGAAAAAAATCAGTTTTAGCTGGAAAATCGTTTTGAGAAATATTTTAAGAAGTAAAAAAAGATTTATATTCATTACTTTAGGTTTGTCTTTATCCTTTAGTATGCTATTTCTAACAGTTTATCAACAAAATGCTTTCTTTGATATTTTTAATAATCATTATGGAGAATTTTTAAGATTTGATTATAGCATCAATTTTAATCAACCCTTAAATCAATCTACCATCAAAGAATTTGAACACATTATAAATATAGAAGCTATAGAGCCAAAATCTGAATTCCCTTTTGAAATCATTCATGGTCATAAGAAAAAAGTTGTCACCATTATAGGTCTTAAAAAAAATACACAGTTCTATAATTTTATCAATTTAAAGGATAAAAAAACAAATCTTCCTCCAAAGGGTATCCTTCTTTCTGAAGGTTTAGCAAATTATTTAGGTATAAAAAAAGGTGAATTCATAGAAATAAATAGCTTTATTCCCTATCGAGAAGATGTATCTATGGAAGTAAAAGGGATTATCAAGCAAAGCTTAGGGATCAATGCTTATCTATCTATAGATACAATGAATAAAGCATTATTAGATGATGAATTAGCAACAGGAGTGCTTATCAATTCAAAAGATCCTATAAAAGAAAAATTAGAAGATGTAAAAAATATTTCAAGCTTACAATCTCTACAAGATCTAGTAGATACCTTTTTAGACCTTTTAGCGCTATCAAAGGCTTCTATTGGAATTATGGTTATTTTTTCAGGTATTTTAGGATTTGCTATCATCTACAATACCACAATCATGAGTATTTCAGAAAGAAAGCTTGAATTCTCATCCTTACGGGTAATGGGTTTTTCTCGAAAAGAAATTTACCTTATTTTATTAAAAGAAAATTTTATCATGACATTCTTTGGTATCCTCCTTGGAATTCCTATAGGACATTTGATGATTCGAGGTGTAGAAAAAGCTTTTAGTAACGAATTATTTACATTGCATTCAAAAATAACAGGTAGTACTTATATGACAGCTATCTTTCTTACTATTTTCTTTGTATTTTTAGCACAGCTTTTTACCTTAAGAAAAATATACAAATTAGATTTTTTAGAAGCACTTAAAAATAGAATTTCATAG
- a CDS encoding efflux RND transporter periplasmic adaptor subunit, whose translation MKKKWIIIGIMILITGGILYTTKSKNKISVEVSKAFIGEVSKYVEETGTIKSHHQRIVHGNSSGEITTIHVTEGDLIKKDQLLAEINTEKINLKIKAFASQIESLKAEYQETIKPTDKEKISQTEGKVANAKLELDEAKKNLTRNKILYEQGALSKKVYEDAVKDVSIKENLLSMATNELQLLKNPVSSNIKDKYHSQISQLLYQKEVLEKEKEDLLIKAPMDGIITEVFVKNGGYIQPGTRLLEIAKKDDLYVEVDVLASEISEMIEKNPVFIESDDLNIKTLQGTVTKIFPKAFSKVSDLGIEQKRVRVHTSISKFENLKIGYEVDVKFEVTHKENILTIPENAIFSIDDEKYVFVVDNHKALLRKIETGLEGEDHVEILSGIKKGDQVILSPSDEIENGTLIKVENPS comes from the coding sequence ATGAAAAAAAAATGGATCATTATAGGAATCATGATCCTCATCACAGGAGGAATTCTTTACACAACAAAGAGTAAAAATAAAATATCTGTAGAGGTTTCAAAAGCTTTTATAGGTGAAGTTTCAAAATATGTAGAAGAAACAGGTACTATAAAATCTCACCATCAAAGAATCGTTCATGGAAATAGTTCTGGAGAAATCACTACTATTCATGTAACGGAGGGAGACTTAATAAAAAAGGATCAATTATTAGCAGAAATCAATACAGAAAAAATCAACCTTAAAATAAAAGCTTTCGCATCTCAAATTGAAAGCTTAAAAGCTGAATACCAAGAAACCATCAAGCCTACTGATAAAGAAAAAATATCTCAAACGGAAGGAAAAGTTGCAAATGCTAAGCTTGAGCTTGATGAAGCAAAAAAGAATTTGACTCGTAATAAAATCCTCTATGAACAAGGTGCATTAAGCAAGAAGGTTTATGAAGATGCTGTTAAAGATGTTTCTATAAAAGAAAATTTATTAAGTATGGCTACAAACGAATTACAATTACTAAAAAATCCTGTATCTTCTAATATAAAAGATAAGTACCACTCTCAAATTTCTCAACTCCTTTATCAAAAAGAAGTTTTAGAAAAAGAAAAGGAAGATTTATTAATCAAAGCTCCTATGGATGGCATCATCACAGAAGTATTTGTAAAAAATGGAGGATATATTCAACCAGGTACACGTCTTTTAGAAATAGCTAAAAAAGATGATCTATATGTAGAGGTAGATGTATTAGCCAGCGAAATATCTGAGATGATAGAAAAAAATCCTGTATTCATTGAAAGTGATGATTTAAATATCAAAACGCTACAGGGAACTGTCACAAAAATTTTCCCAAAGGCTTTTAGCAAGGTTTCTGATCTTGGTATTGAACAAAAAAGAGTTCGTGTTCATACTTCTATTTCTAAATTTGAAAACCTTAAAATAGGTTATGAAGTAGATGTGAAATTTGAAGTTACGCACAAAGAAAATATTTTAACCATCCCTGAAAATGCTATTTTTTCTATAGATGATGAAAAATATGTATTTGTCGTAGACAATCATAAGGCTCTTTTAAGAAAAATTGAAACTGGATTAGAAGGCGAAGATCATGTTGAGATTCTTTCAGGAATAAAAAAAGGAGATCAGGTAATCCTTTCTCCTAGTGATGAGATTGAAAATGGCACTTTAATAAAAGTTGAAAATCCATCCTAA